Genomic DNA from Leptospira venezuelensis:
AGAAATTCAGGAAAAATTATATGGGTTCGGATTACAATCTATAGGAAACCAATATCTCCAGAATGGAGATCCAACAAAAAATACATTGATGGCTTTTGTAAAAATTAAATGAAAAAAATTATCCTTCTCTTATTACTATTTTCGCCCTATTTATATTCGAGTCCGGTTATCGTAAATGATGTTACTCAGATCAATCCGATCTCTGTTTCAAGAGTGGAAACTCCTAAATCTATAGAAGAAATTCAAGATTTGGTAAAAGCGCATTCGGGAACAATTTCTATCGGAGGCGGAAGGTTTTCCATGGGAGGTCAGATTGCCACCGAAAACGCGTTGTTCATAGATACTCGCGAATTCGATCAGATTTTAGATTTTGATGAAAAACAAAAAAAGATCCGGGTCCAATCCGGGATTACCTGGAGAAAAATACAGGAATTCATAGATCCTTACAACCTTTCCGTTAAGATTAAACAGACTTATTCCAACTTTACAGTTGGTGGTTCCCTAAGTGTAAACGGGCATGGGAGATATATGGGCCAAGGTCCTTTGATCCTATCAGTAGATTCCATTAAGATTGTATTAAGTGATGGAAGGTTAGTAACCGCAAGTCCTAAAGAAAATCCTGAGATTTTTTACGCATCGATCGGTGGCTATGGAGGAATAGGAGTTATCGTTGAGGCAGTTTTACAATTAGCAGACAATTCTAAAGTCTCTCGTTCTGTGAAAAAGCTTCCAATTACCGAATATAAAAAATTTTTTTTCGAAAACGTTCGAACAAATCCAAAAGCAATTTTTCATAACGGAGATATATATCCCCCTGCATACGAAAATGTAAATGCGATCACTTGGGCAGAAACAAATGAAGAAGTGACAGTTCAAGATCGCTTGGTTCCGGTAAAAGAAGAATACTGGATGGAAAATATCATGTATTTTTGGCTAACCGAACTTCCTTACGGTAAGGAGTTTAGGGAATACATATACGATCCAAATTTTACCACAGGTAAACGTGTAGTTTGGAGAAATTTCGAAGCTAGTTATGATGTAAAAGAACTGGAACCTCCGACTAGAAAAATCAGCACATATGTATTACAAGAATACTTCGTTCCTGTGGAGAAATTCGACGAGTTTTATCCTAAGATGAGAGAAGTTCTGCAGAAACATGATGTAAACGTAATGAATATATCCATTCGCCATTCGTATAAAGATTCAGGTTCTTTTATGGCTTGGGCTAGATCGGAAGTGTTTTCTTTTGTGATCTATTATAAACAAAGAACCTACCCTTCTGCAAGAAATGAAGTTGGTATTTGGACAAGAGAATTAATAGACGCAGTTATCTCTGTAGGCGGTGCTTATTATTTGCCTTACCAACCTCATGCAAATCAAATGCAATTTGAAGCCGCGTATCCTAATTCTAATAAGTTTTTCGAATTAAAAAGAAAGTTGGATCCAAGTTACAAATTTAGAAATAAACTTTGGGATAAATATTATTTTCCTGATCCAAATGACCAAAAGATTCGTTCTAAACTGGACTCGAATAAAAGTTATCGAAGAAATGAAGATCAAACGTTCTTAACAGTTCCTGAATGGTTTATAGTATTTAGCTCGGATGAATATGCTAAGTTTCAGAAACATTCTCCTCCGAGCGACTTTCCATATTGGAAAAGTATAGGTCAGTTCTGGAAGATTTACGGGAACGTAATTCGAAATACCTGGGAATACGAAACAAATTGGGGATATCATCTAATGATTTGTGTTATCGGGGTTAGTTATTCAGGCGAGCTTGCACTAAAAAGTCTTTATGAAAATACGATCGGAGTTTTTACGGAATGGATAGACTCCCGTAAAGAAATTAACGAAAATAGAAAGGTAGAAGCTTACATACAATGGGTAGCTCAAGATTACACAGATTTTGTAAGACTAAAGCCATGGTATGAATATCCTTTCTATTCCAAGTTTCTAGAATTCATAAAAATCGAAGATGGAAACGGCCCCGGTAGTATCCGTAGATGGGAGAGAAGGATTTTTTTCTCTATGGAGCTTCTTGCAAAAGCAGGCTACGGATGGCTGATCGGTTTAGGGACAGGGGCAGTCTATGAGCCGGAAAATTTTCATATTCTAGCTTGGGCGGACCAAAACGGTAGCGGGAATATTATCTCGATTCCACGTTATGAGCCATTTACAAAAGAAGTTCCGATATTAGTGGAAAAGGGGATATCCTTTAAGGAAATTGCGGGGAATAAAAAAATCGTTATGACGATTATTTCATCGGAGGATCAAAATTGGGAAGATCAGAAAATACTTTCTTCCTGGCCGATCCTTACCGAACCAGGCAAAAAGAGGACTGCATTAATTTTGCCAGTTGATCAATTACATTTAATGATCATATACTGTAAGCAGAATGGGCTTTTAATAGATCATATATTCGATTATTAGAATAAAGATTGAATTATACTTTTAGCCCCTGGCCATCTGTATTTTCAACTTGATCGCCTTCTTAGATCTCACAGATTTTTTCTTAGAGAGAGAAAGTTTAGAGTAAGTCATCTCTAAAGAATCTGTAACATCTTCCCAGGTGCAAGAGGCCGCGATCTTTCTTGCGGCTATGCCGAGTCGCGCTGCCAACTTTTTATTCTCCGCGAGAAGACAGGATTGTTCTATAAATTCTTCTTCTTTATCAAAACCGCAAAGTAGAGCCGACTTTCCGTGTTTGAGATGTTGGTTTGCTGCAGCGTAGTCATAAGCAACGATAGGAAGTCCGGATGCCATCGCTTCTACGATTACGTTTCCGAAAGTTTCAGTGAGGCTTGGGAATAGAAATAGGTCTCCGGTCGCATAATGTTCTGCTAGTTCTTTTGCTTTTCTCATTCCTCTGAATATGAAATCTGGATTTTCCTTTTGTAGTTTTTCTTTGGAAGGTCCGTCTCCTACTAAGACCAATTTTGCACTTGGAACTCTGGTTTGTAGTCTGCGGAATGTCCTTACTAATAAGTCCAGATTTTTCTCCGGAGCTAATCTTCCTACGTATAGGACCCCTAATTCGGATGGTTTTAATCCCCATTCCGTTTTTAGTTTGGAATTCCTTCGAGCAGGATGGAATAGATCCGAATCGATTCCTCGGGAAACCACTTGCACATTAGTATAGCCTTGAACGGTTAACTGCTCTCTGATTTGAGCTGTTGGCACCAAGGTCATCTGCGTTCTATTATGGAGCCCTTTTAGATACTTATGGACTAGTTTTCCTGCGAATCCGAACTTATAATATTTTGCGTATGCGTGGAAATTCGTTCTAAAATCGCTGATGATAGGAATTCCAACATGTCTGGCTGCTCTAACTGCGGACCAGCCGAGTGGGCCTTCTGTTACCACATGCACTATATCAGGTTTTTCTAATTCGATTAACCTGCGGAGAAGATATTTTTCAGGGAATCCGAATCTTAGATCTTCGTACAAGGGGATTTTCGCTCCTCTTACAAGTACTTCTCTATAGTTATTGCTTGCAGTTGCGTAATCGTTATGACCTTGTTTTGGACGTACGAGAATTACCTCGTGACCTCTTTGTAAAAGATCCCCCAACATTCTATGAAGTGTCTTGGCGACTCCGTTAATCTCAGGAGGAAATGTTTCGGTCACCACTAATATTCGAAAGGGACCTGCTTTAGGGTAGGAACTGATATATGTCGATGGAAGCATCGACTTTTGATCATCCTAAATTTTTGTATCTACTCCATGAAGAGAGTATTACTTTTTCGTTACAGAGTGTGGACCAAAGTACAAGTCACTGTTGGATCCCGGTGGCAAATGCTTTTCTCAAAAGTCTTCCGCAGTAGACGGATTCTACATAAGCCAAGCTGGATGTGGAATATCTTGCGATTATTCCGTAAGTGGTGACTGTCGAGTCTATCCAAGGATAGAATCCAAATTTTCCGGGACTACTGTATGCCGAATCATTTCCGGAAGAATCTTCTACCCAATGTCCGTAAGAATAATGTACATCTTCGAAAACGAAAGGTGAATACTTTGCCTGAGTTGGGTGTGCAGAAGGTAATGTAGGTACAAGATCTGCGCCTAAATAAGTTCGGATTGTTAAATTAGAATTTAAAATTCTTCTTAAGAACTGAGCATAAATGGAAGCAGAAGTTCTGACTCCTCCAGCAGGTTGAGGAACAGCATAGTCTATTCCTGGATTGACTCCTCCAAATAATGTGTTCCCGATCTCCGTTGCAAGTTGTGCTCGAGTGTAATTTGTAAGTGCTGGGGTTAGACCACTTGGATTCAGTGCAGCATATGCTTGGAAATGTGCTCCATTATAATAAAAGTAATTTAAATCGCCTGAATTATAATAGTCATTATTATTTGTTCCATCTCTTCCCGGGCCATTCGTGAAACATGCATTTACCGTAAGAGCTAAGTTACATTTGTTATCATTTAGGTTGTCGTAACCGGACCTCATTCTTAGATAAGATTGTTCTATGGCTGTTGGAGTTCCAACCTTCTCCAATACATAAGCTCCCCAAATCCATTTGGATGCAGATGCAATCAAAAGAGATGTGGATCCATTAATAGAACCGTTTACGGAAGAATATCCATAAGCACCATTTACATCTCCAATTTCCCAATAGAAAGCACCCAGTTTGGTACAAGTGGAGTTTTTAGTTGCAGTAGCTTCTACCGCATCTAATTGAGCTTGTTTTGTGTTATCTACGACCGTAAATTCCGAAGGAACTTTTATATTCGATAATGCTAATGTAGACATTAGGGAAGAAAGCGGATCTTCACTTGGTGGCGGAGGACAAGCAAATAAAAGGGAAACAGGAAGAAGATACAAATACTTTCGCATATAACTCTCTAACTCAATTCGACGCCTTCATTCTAGGATAACTGCCGAGCCGAATTGATTTTTCGCTTAGATCGTTTATTTTTTCTTTTTTGGCTTAACTACAGGGGCAGGATTGCGCAATTCGTTCAATTTGTCAGTCAGCCATTTTTCGGATTCTACTTCTTTTCCATCAGGGAATTTGATCTTGTAAGGAGTTCCTGTGATAGAGGATTTGCTTGCTAATCCTTTGATAAAATCCTCCGTACTGTTGATTTTACTTTTGGCTGCATCATATTTTTTAAGTAAGTGGGCTTTTGCTTCATCCAACTTATGTTCTGAACCGTTTCTGACAAAAACACAACCCTTGCAAGAATCCAAGGAAGAAACCAAAGTTTTGATCTCGTCTTCCGGTTCCGCTCCAAAAATTAAACTGGAACTCAAAATTAAAAAAGTGAATAGTAGAATGGATGAGATTTTTTTCATAGATAGTCCGGAGAATTAAATTGGATCTGCCAACTTATGGCAATCAAGTATTCGACATTCTATAATTTTCTTAGGTTCCTTTTTTTCGTGACCGTAAATATCCACTTTGTGTAGTATTCCTAAAAGGAAGACTTGGGTGAAAAAATTCGTTTTATTTTGTATATTCTTGTTTGGTCTTGCATCCCTAAATTCTCAGGAGCAGACAACTTCGCCTGAAACAAAAGATAGATCTCGTTGGGATTTGGTTTGGAGAAGTGCCGTTCTTCCAGGTTGGGGACTTCTACATGCAAAAGAATACAGAAAAGCTAGATTCACAATGGTGATTACTTCTATCTTAGTTCTTTCAGAATTAAAAGGACACAAAGAAGAAGTGGAAAGAAAAGAAGAATTCGAAAACGCAAGAAATCTATTTATCGCGTATTCTAATTTTTATCCTCAGCCAGATCATGGAACGATGATCTTTTTAGCGAATTACCAACATAGTAAACAAGATGATCTGGATGGAGTTCGTAGCAGGAATGATCTACGGTTGGCTCTTTTGGGAGCAAAGTATATTCTTCAATTAGCTTATACTTATTGGAGAGGGATCCAATGGGAAGGAGACAATTCCTCAGGCTTAAATTTGAATATTCGAACTTATTCTCAATTAGATAATAGAGATCAAGTTAGAGATTCATTTGGCATGGACCTAAGATATAGTTTTCGTTTTTAGGAACTTCTTTTCTTGGTCAATCAGTTTTCCGAATATCGATCCGACAATAAGGAACTAAAGAATAATATGCAGAAGATGAAAATGTTCATAAAGATCCAGAAGTAGAGGTAGTTGGAGAATAGTATATCCCAAGGAGGCCAAATGGAATAGACTAGATTTATATTATGAACCGGATCAGTAAAAATATAACTTAAGATTTGCGCAAAAGTATACCAAAAAAAAGCCCCGAGCCAAGGGAAAGGTGTAATACCGATCTTTCTGAAACAATAAATTGATATGATCGTATATAATGAATGCGTAAAATAAGAGAGTTTATCTAAAGGATAATTATTCAATAATTCATCAGAAAGCCATAATAGGGAACCTAAGATCGCCCAAAAACTTCCGATCCGAATTCCTTTTCGAAATCCTAATATCAGGCTTCCAGAGAGAAGGAATGCAGAAACATGACAGATCCAAAAATAATTATTCGGTTCTCGCCATAAATAATTCGTAATAACTACATAGGAAAAAAGTAATATTCCTAAAATTCTGAAATGTTCCGGATATTTCCCGAAGGGTTTCATGATTTAATTTTAGAAACTAAAATAGATCTAAGAGTTCCTAACTATGGGGAAAATCTTTGCCATTGTTTTCCTTCTTTCCATACCTGAAATTCTCCCGGTAAAAACTGGGTCCAAATTTCATTTTGGGTCAAAGGAGTTGTGGCTAGGACTGTAACTATATCTTTAGGGCTTGTATGTTCCCTGAAATCTATGCTTAGGTCTGCATCTATTAGTTTGGCTTCTCCGAATGGGGCATGCCTTGTGATATAAACTAGTTTTGTGGAACAATATGCGTATAAATATTTGGAATCCGAAATTAGAATATTGGAAACTCCCTTTTTTCCAAGTTTAGCTAATAGTTTTCGGATTTCTTGTGCGAGGATAGTTTCGCTTTTTGGCCTTGTTTTAAACTTCTTCTTTAATTCCGAGAGCATCCAACAAAAAGCATACTCGCTGTCAGTTGTTCCTACAGGTGTAAAATCTTTTAATGGTTCCTTCTTTACTCCTTTTAATTGCCCATTATGAGCGAATGTCCAATAATACCCCCAGAGTTCCCGAACGAACGGATGTGTATTTTTCAGATCTACTTTACCCCGATTCGCTTTTCGAATATGTGAAATAACTAAATTACTTTTGATAGGGAATGTGCGTACCAGTTCCGCTAATTGTGAATCCGCACTTGCCTGAGGATCTTGGAAAACTCTACAACCCTTGCCCTCATAGAATGCGATCCCCCATCCATCTTTATGTGGCCCGGTTTTCCCGCCTCTTTGGACAAGACCAGTGAAGCTAAAACATATATCTGTAGGAACATTGGCGCTCATTCCCAAAAGTTCACACATTTCGGACTTCCTCCGTTATATTAGAATAATTGTCACTAAGACGAATTGCCCTTGTCCAGGACTTTTTTCCTAAAAAGAAATGGCGGAACTCTTGCAGAATTCAAGCCAGAACCCCAATTTGATCGGGTGATTCTTCATATCGACACGGAAACCGGCTGGAGAGGAGGAGAAAGGCAACTTTTTCTTCTCGCAGAAGGTTTAAAAAAACACAAAATCCCTCAGCTCATTCTTTGTAAACCAGGCTCTGCATTAGAGACTCGCGCAAATGATGTTGGACTTCCAACAGTTACTCTCCCTTTAAAAGGTGAATGGGATTTTGGCTCAGTAAAAGCTCTGCAAGAACTCATCGTATCCAAAGGGATCAAATTGATTCATGCTCATACTGCAAAGGCACATTCTATCGCATGGATGGCGAAAGCAAAACATCCACAAGTGAAACTTGTAGTTTCCAGAAGAGTGGATTTCAGGCTTAGAAAGAATTGGTTTAGCAAACGTAAGTATGTTTCCGACAGAGTGGATCTTTATTTAAGCGTTTCTAATCGTATTCGTGAAATTTTGATCATGGATGGAATCGATCCTGCCAAAGTTGTGACTGTGTATAGCGGGATTGATCTAGGCGTAACAAAGAAAGCGAGCGATATATCCTATCTTAGAAAAGAATTTAATCTTTCTAAAGACGATTTAATCATAGGAAATATAGCTGCGTTAGTCGATCATAAGGACCAAAAAACATTACTCGATGCTTTGTCTAAGGTGGAAACTGATAAAAAGTATAAAGTGCTAATCGTGGGTGAAGGGGAGCTCAGAAAGGAACTGGAGCGTTTCGCTTCCGAAAAAAAACTTTTGGATAAAGTGATCTTCACAGGATTCAGAACAGATATCTCCGAACTTCTTTCCTTATTCGATATTTTTACATTAACTTCCAAAGAAGAAGGACTCGGAACTTCCGTTTTAGACGCGATGGCATCTGGTTTACCCATTGTTGCCACAAACGGAGGTGGCATCGCGGAAATGTTAACAGAAGGTAAGGGCGCATTTATTTCTCAGGTGGGAGATGCGGCTTCTCTTGCTTCTTCTTATAAAATTCTATTAGAAGATCCTAAAGTTCGAAAATCTATGGGGGCTTTTAATAAAGAATCTGTAAAAAGATTCTCTGTTAAAAATACCATTAAGAAGACTGAGCTAGCATATTATAGTTTATTGGGTGAGGAGATCTATTCCAGCTCGAAAGGAAAATCCGGGGAAGCAGCATGAAAAAATTACTCATAGTAGATGGTCACGCATTTGCATTCAGGGCATATTATGCTTTTGCAGCTTCCAATTTGAAAAATTCCAAAACAGGACAGCCAAGTGGCGCAGTGTTCGGATTTTTCAGAATGTTATTCAAACTTTTCGAAGATTATGCTCCGACTCATGTTGCTATGACTTTTGACCCTGGTGGGCCTTTGGAAAGAGGGGCAACATTTGCGGAATATAAAGCGAATCGTAAACCAATGCCGGAAGATCTTCGCCCTCAATTGAATGAGATCATGGAAACCTTAAAAGTTCTGGGGTTCAGAATTCTTAAGATAGAAAAACATGAAGCAGACGATATCATCGGTACCTTGGCTGAAAATTATAAATCATCTGCGAAAGAAATACTGATCTTTTCTGGTGACAAAGACTTATATCAATTATTAGAAAAAAAGAATATTAAAATGCTCAGAGGTAAAAAGGGAGTCACTGAATTTGTAGAAATCGACTCTTCCTGGGTAAAAGAAGAACTAGGTGTGGATGTAAAACAGATCCCAGACTATATGGGGATCGTAGGAGATACTTCTGATAATATTCCTGGGGTAAAGGGAATTGGAGAGAAGGGCGCTACTAAGCTCATCCAAGAGTATAAAAACCTGGAAGGGATTTATAAAAATATAGAGAAAATCAAAAATCCAGGCTTAAAGAACAAACTTATAGAGCATAAAGACAATGCATTCATGTCCAGGGAATTGGCCACAATCAAAAGAGATTTGGAACTGGGCATCCAGGAAGACGATCTTAAACTTCCGGATTATGCTTCCGACGAAGGGATCCGTTATTTAAAAAACCAAGGGTATAATGTTTTATCTCGTGACCTTGCTAAATCAGTAGGAAAAGAACCTCCTAAAGATGAACCGGAAGAAGCAACTGCCGGTTCTGCAAAAGCGCCAGCTGCTAAAAAAGGAATTTATAAACGAGTAGAAAGTATAGAAGAGTTAACCAAACTCGCAAGAGCTTGGAAAAAATCTCCTATCCTTTCCGTGGATACGGAAACCACTTCTCAATACGCTTTTGATGCGGAACTTTTAGGGATCTCTTTGTGTAACCAAGAAGGGACCGGTTTTTATATCCCGGTCTCTCATACACAAGAGGGACTATTCACAAATAAGGATCAACTTCTTCCTTTGGATCAGGTCCGAGAAATATTAGGGCCTGTATTAGCAGATCCGAATATACCTAAAGTAGGCCAGAATATTAAGTATGATCTGATCGTTCTCCAGAATCACGGATTCGAACTAGCTAATATCGTTTTTGATACGATGATCGTAGCCTATATTCTGGCCCCGGAAAGCCGCAGATTTAATATGGATGATCTTGCAGAAGATCTTCTGAATTATAAAACGATCACTTACGCTGAACTCGTAGGAACCGGCAAAAACAAAAAAAATCTTTGGGAAGTGGACCTAGACAGGGTTTCGGAATATGCAGCGGAAGATGCGGATATTACTTTAAGATTGTATAATGTTCTTCGAAAATCTTTGAAACAATCCGGGTTAGAGAGTGTATTCAAAGATATAGATCTGCCGTTGATCCCTGTTTTGACCAAAATGGAAAAAGCTGGAATTGCTGTTGATACAAAATATTTTGCAGAACTTTCTAAAGATTTCCAGAGGGAAGTCAAGGATCTGGAAAGAGGGATCTACAAGGCTGCTGGAAAAGAATTCAATATCGCTTCTACCAAAGAACTCCAAAAAATCCTATTCGACGAACTGCAGCTTAGGGTTGTTAAAAAGACTCAAACCGGTTATTCAACTGACCATGAAGTCTTGGAAGAATTATTGGGAGAACATCCCATCATTGAAAAACTTTTGGATTATAGGAAATACACTAAGCTCATCTCCACTTATGTGGACACTCTTCCTAGTATGGCTTCTCCTAAAGACCAAAGAATCCACACTAGCTATAATATGACAATCGCCGCAACTGGACGACTTTCTTCTACAGATCCGAACTTACAAAATATTCCGATCCGAGAAAAAGAAGGAAGATTGATCAGAAAAGGTTTTATCTCAGGCCATAGGGATTTTGAGGTTTTAAGTTTAGATTATTCTCAGATTGAACTCCGGATCATGGCCCATATTTCCAAAGATCCTGCAATGATGGATGCCTACAAAAAAGGGATCGATATTCATAAAAGAACCGCCGCAGCCATTTATGGAGTTCCAGAAGATCAAGTAAGTCCGGAGATGAGGGACAAGGCAAAAGTAGTTAACTTTTCCGTAATATATGGTGTTACTCCTTACGGGCTTAGTCGTAACCTTCGGATCTCCAGAGAAGAGGCAAAAAGTTTTATAGATCGATATCTAACTCAGTATCCTGGCGTTCAAAAATATATGGATGATACAATCGCCTTCTGCGAAGAGAAAGGTTATGTGGAAACCATGAAAGGAAGAAGGAGACCTGTTCCAGATATTACATCCACTCATCGCCAAGCAAAAGAAGGAGCCAAGCGGGTTGCGATCAACACACCTATCCAAGGTACTTGCGCCGATATGATCAAAATCGCGATGATCCAAATCCAAGATGAGATCGAAAAAAGAAAATGGAAGTCCAAACTTCTTCTTCAAGTACATGATGAATTGGTATTCGAAGTGTATAAATCTGAAAAGGATGAGTTCCTGAAAGTTTGTAAGAACCTGATGGAGAACGCACTTCCTTTGGATGTTCCGGTCAAGGTAGAAGGAAAATTCGGACAAAACTGGGACGAGGCTCATTAATTTTTAGTTGAGTCTTGGGCCAAACTGCTCTTACAATTCGGCCGCTTAGGGAGAACTTAATGGAAAGCTCTTATTCCAGAAAAAAGTTCCTGAAACTTTTGGCGTTATCCGCCGCAGGTATAGGTCTTTCGGAGAATTTGATTTCTCCGTTATTCTCCCAAACGTCCGGAGCTTCTAAAATGTTAAAACGTAAGATCCCAAAAACTGGAGAAGAAATTCCTGCAATTGGTTTAGGTACTTGGCAAACTTTAGATGTGGATCCGGATCCTTCTTCTTTCGCTCCATTAAAGGAAGTTTTGTCGGAGTTCTTACATATAGGTGGAGGTGTCGTAGATTCTTCTCCCATGTATGGTCGTTCTGAGGAAATTTTCGGGATCTTATCCAAGGATTTTTCAGACACAGAGAAAAAGAAATTTTTCTTAGCCACAAAGGTTTGGATCAGGGGAGAAGCAGCCGGAAAATCACAGATAGAATCTTCTTTCAAAAAAATGAAAGCGGAGAAAATTGATCTATTCCAAATTCATAATTTACTGGATACTCAAACCCATCTTAAAACATTAAGAGCCCTAAAAGAAAAAGGGAAGATCCGTTATATTGGTCTAACCCATTTTACAACTTCTGCTTTCTCCGAAATGGAACGTATCTCTGAAAAAGAAAAACCTGATTTTTTACAAATACCTTATTCTATCCAAACAAGAGAAGCGGAGAATAGAATTTTACCTTTTGCGCAAGAACACGGGATTGCGGTCCTCGTTAATCGTCCTTTCGAAGAAGGTGGACTTTTTAGAAATACGAAAGGTAAATCTTTGCCTGAATATTTTAAAGAATGGGATTGCAATTCATTCGCTCAGGGATTCTTAAAATATATTCTTTCTCATCCGGCAGTGACATGTGCGATTCCTGCTACTTCTAAACTTTCTCATCTTAAAGATAATATGGGTGCTGGACTTGGTAGATTTCCGGAAGGCAAAGAAAGAAAAGTTTTTCTATCCAACCTTCTAGATGCAATGGATTGAAATTTCTTTCACGTTATCAATTTTACACTTCCCATTCCGAAAGCAGGGAGTACAATATTGCCTCGTTTGGAGGAGTCTATGTCGGAACCGCTTTGGAGAACCCACCCTTTGGCCTGGAAGGCAGCGGGAGCTTTCTTTGAATGGAAAAAAAGAAAACTATTTTATAGGATAGGCGGAGAAGGAGAGGCACTTCTTCTTTTACACGGCTTTCCAACTTCTTCTTGGGACTGGAAAGATGTGTGGGAAACTCTAACTCATCAATATAAAGTTCTGACCTTAGATTATCTAGGCTTTGGTTTTTCTGAAAAACCTAAAGACGGACATTATTCTATTTTTGAATACGCAGACCAGGCCGAGTTCTTCCTTCAAGAGCAAGGAATTAAAAAGGTGCATATTCTTGCTCACGACCTGGGAGATACTGTCGCACAAGAATTGGTTGCAAGATTCAGAGAGAAGTTATCTGGGCAGAGAATTGGTGGTCCCGACTTGGAGTCAGTATTCTTCCTAAACGGTGGGATTTTTCCGGAAACTCATAGACCTAGAGCCGTGCAGAAATTATTAAACGGCCCCTTAGGCTTTTTATTCTCTCGTTTAGTAAATAAAACATCCTTCCAAAAAAGTTTTTCAGAAGTTTTCGGACCGAATACTAAATCTGCTCAAGAGGAGCTAGACGGTTTTTGGGAATGTGTTAACAACGGAGGGGGGAAGTTGATCTATCACAAGTTGATCAGATATATGAGAGAGAGAAAAATTTTCAGAGATAGATGGGTGGGAGCCATACTCGACAGTCCAATTCCTTATGCATTGGCAGATGGTCTGGACGATCCAGTGAGCGGCCAACATGTGGTCGCTCGACTTAAAGAAATGAGACCTGATGCAAAAGTGTATGAACTGCCAGGTATAGGACATTATCCTCAGACAGAAGCTGCCGACCAGGTTTTGAAAGCGTACTCAAACTTCAGATCTAAACTTTGATATTTCTCAGATAGTTTGGTGACCGGATTTATTTCCTTGAAAAAAGGAAGAAACCTGCCAAACTGTAAAGAAAGCGAAAGATTAGATGGGTAAGGTTGCATACAATAATCCGCGTTTTTTTGATTTTGTATACGACGACTTTTTATGTGCGGCGGTGGACTCTCATGTTGCACAATCCGGAGTTCTATTTCACTCTTTAACCAAAGAAAGTGTTTGGGAACTTTTTGAGATCACAGGAGTTCTGGCGGAGCTCAAAAAAAGAGGATACGATTCCTTCCAACTGGATCTTTCCGGAAGTGATGATACCTACCAAAAACTAATTCTTACTTACCAGAAC
This window encodes:
- the polA gene encoding DNA polymerase I produces the protein MKKLLIVDGHAFAFRAYYAFAASNLKNSKTGQPSGAVFGFFRMLFKLFEDYAPTHVAMTFDPGGPLERGATFAEYKANRKPMPEDLRPQLNEIMETLKVLGFRILKIEKHEADDIIGTLAENYKSSAKEILIFSGDKDLYQLLEKKNIKMLRGKKGVTEFVEIDSSWVKEELGVDVKQIPDYMGIVGDTSDNIPGVKGIGEKGATKLIQEYKNLEGIYKNIEKIKNPGLKNKLIEHKDNAFMSRELATIKRDLELGIQEDDLKLPDYASDEGIRYLKNQGYNVLSRDLAKSVGKEPPKDEPEEATAGSAKAPAAKKGIYKRVESIEELTKLARAWKKSPILSVDTETTSQYAFDAELLGISLCNQEGTGFYIPVSHTQEGLFTNKDQLLPLDQVREILGPVLADPNIPKVGQNIKYDLIVLQNHGFELANIVFDTMIVAYILAPESRRFNMDDLAEDLLNYKTITYAELVGTGKNKKNLWEVDLDRVSEYAAEDADITLRLYNVLRKSLKQSGLESVFKDIDLPLIPVLTKMEKAGIAVDTKYFAELSKDFQREVKDLERGIYKAAGKEFNIASTKELQKILFDELQLRVVKKTQTGYSTDHEVLEELLGEHPIIEKLLDYRKYTKLISTYVDTLPSMASPKDQRIHTSYNMTIAATGRLSSTDPNLQNIPIREKEGRLIRKGFISGHRDFEVLSLDYSQIELRIMAHISKDPAMMDAYKKGIDIHKRTAAAIYGVPEDQVSPEMRDKAKVVNFSVIYGVTPYGLSRNLRISREEAKSFIDRYLTQYPGVQKYMDDTIAFCEEKGYVETMKGRRRPVPDITSTHRQAKEGAKRVAINTPIQGTCADMIKIAMIQIQDEIEKRKWKSKLLLQVHDELVFEVYKSEKDEFLKVCKNLMENALPLDVPVKVEGKFGQNWDEAH
- a CDS encoding aldo/keto reductase, whose amino-acid sequence is MESSYSRKKFLKLLALSAAGIGLSENLISPLFSQTSGASKMLKRKIPKTGEEIPAIGLGTWQTLDVDPDPSSFAPLKEVLSEFLHIGGGVVDSSPMYGRSEEIFGILSKDFSDTEKKKFFLATKVWIRGEAAGKSQIESSFKKMKAEKIDLFQIHNLLDTQTHLKTLRALKEKGKIRYIGLTHFTTSAFSEMERISEKEKPDFLQIPYSIQTREAENRILPFAQEHGIAVLVNRPFEEGGLFRNTKGKSLPEYFKEWDCNSFAQGFLKYILSHPAVTCAIPATSKLSHLKDNMGAGLGRFPEGKERKVFLSNLLDAMD
- a CDS encoding alpha/beta fold hydrolase, with amino-acid sequence MSEPLWRTHPLAWKAAGAFFEWKKRKLFYRIGGEGEALLLLHGFPTSSWDWKDVWETLTHQYKVLTLDYLGFGFSEKPKDGHYSIFEYADQAEFFLQEQGIKKVHILAHDLGDTVAQELVARFREKLSGQRIGGPDLESVFFLNGGIFPETHRPRAVQKLLNGPLGFLFSRLVNKTSFQKSFSEVFGPNTKSAQEELDGFWECVNNGGGKLIYHKLIRYMRERKIFRDRWVGAILDSPIPYALADGLDDPVSGQHVVARLKEMRPDAKVYELPGIGHYPQTEAADQVLKAYSNFRSKL